One Vitis riparia cultivar Riparia Gloire de Montpellier isolate 1030 chromosome 4, EGFV_Vit.rip_1.0, whole genome shotgun sequence genomic window carries:
- the LOC117913244 gene encoding gibberellin-regulated protein 14-like: MAKIKGAKTPSPSARTKALRVSPVQDSMTEPSQPPAVPPSVEGVPPSPLLRRYETRRPPTTPGASSSSPKKSTSRPPKKKAKVSALVEPSEPSSEPQLPTTDSQIPSGMTPEVIIRWPMVTQPPIEGNLDCRARPFHSELCFDRETFRL; this comes from the coding sequence ATGGCTAAAATAAAAGGAGCCAAGACCCCATCTCCATCAGCCCGCACCAAAGCACTGAGAGTCTCACCTGTGCAAGACTCCATGACTGAGCCTTCACAGCCGCCTGCAGTTCCACCTTCAGTAGAGGGAGTGCCTCCGAGTCCTCTTTTGAGACGATATGAGACTaggagaccacccactacacCAGGGGCAAGCTCCTCTAGTCCCAAAAAGTCAACTAGTCGCCCTCCTAAGAAGAAAGCCAAGGTATCAGCTCTAGTAGAGCCATCCGAGCCTTCATCAGAGCCTCAGCTGCCTACTACAGATTCTCAGATTCCTTCTGGGATGACTCCTGAGGTGATTATTAGGTGGCCTATGGTCACTCAGCCACCCATAGAGGGCAATTTGGATTGTCGggctaggccattccactccgagctTTGTTTTGATAGAGAGACCTTTAGGCTTTAG